The proteins below are encoded in one region of Brassica napus cultivar Da-Ae chromosome A6, Da-Ae, whole genome shotgun sequence:
- the LOC106345803 gene encoding O-fucosyltransferase 14-like, with protein sequence MERPPSSSSSSSSSPNEEEEDLRNLLDESDSQIDAAEQRPPPTFDVESLRSRLRRSFFKLNLTKRQCIVIFLPLLLVFVYLSTDLTNYFSSDKVPDSVFRPNHGPEEPDLRALYLLRKQETDLSSLWNRTLSVSDMKSALFRQMSLNRQIQNALLSPHKAESLGLYGGGGCRRVEHKLLKRKTIQWKPRRDKFLFAICLSGQMSNHLICLEKHMFFAALLKRTLVIPSHRFDYHYSRIIDIDRINTCLGRKVVVSFEEFWKSRKKHHHVHIDRFICYFSKPEACYVDKEHIAKLKGLGISIGGKVDSPWEEEDIAKPSNKTAEEVERSFRSDDDVIAIGDVFYANVEREWVMQPGGPLAHKCKTLVEPNRLILLTAQRFIQTFLGRNYVALHFRRHGFLKFCNAKNPSCFYPIPQAAHCIARLVEKVDAPVIYLSTDAAESETGLLQSLLIINGKTVPFVKRPPRDSAEKWDALLYRHGLEGDSQVEAMLDKTICAMSSVFIGASGSTFTEDILRLRKDWGTASVCDEYLCQNEQPNFIADHE encoded by the exons ATGGAGAGACctccctcctcttcctcctcgtcATCCTCATCGCctaacgaagaagaagaagatctccGAAACCTACTCGACGAATCAGATTCCCAAATCGACGCGGCGGAGCAACGACCACCACCTACCTTCGACGTGGAGAGTCTCCGATCACGCTTACGACGAAGCTTCTTCAAGCTCAACCTCACGAAACGACAGTGCATTGTCATCTTCCTCCCTCTACTCCTCGTCTTCGTCTACTTATCCACCGATCTCACCAACTACTTCTCCTCCGACAAGGTCCCGGATTCCGTTTTCCGACCAAATCATGGCCCCGAGGAACCGGATCTCCGAGCTCTGTATCTCCTCAGGAAGCAAGAAACCGATCTCTCCTCTCTCTGGAACCGAACTCTATCAGTCTCCGACATGAAGTCCGCTCTTTTCCGACAGATGTCGCTGAACAGACAGATCCAAAACGCGTTGCTGTCGCCTCATAAAGCCGAAAGTCTCGGTCTTTACGGTGGGGGTGGTTGCCGGAGAGTGGAACATAAGTTGTTAAAGCGCAAGACGATTCAGTGGAAGCCGAGGAGAGATAAGTTCCTGTTCGCGATCTGCTTGTCTGGTCAGATGAGTAACCACTTGATCTGTCTGGAGAAGCATATGTTCTTTGCAGCGTTGCTGAAACGAACCCTCGTGATCCCTAGTCATAGATTTGATTACCATTACAGTAGAATCATTGACATTGATCGGATCAATACTTGCTTAGGGAGGAAGGTAGTGGTTTCTTTTGAGGAGTTTTGGAAGAGCAGGAAGAAGCATCATCATGTGCATATCGATAGATTCATATGTTACTTCTCGAAGCCAGAGGCGTGTTATGTAGATAAAGAGCATATTGCAAAGCTGAAGGGTTTGGGGATTAGTATTGGAGGGAAGGTGGACTCTCCGTGGGAGGAGGAAGATATCGCGAAGCCGAGTAATAAGACGGctgaggaagtggagaggagtTTCAGATCGGATGATGATGTTATTGCGATTGGAGATGTGTTCTATGCTAATGTTGAGAGAGAGTGGGTGATGCAGCCTGGTGGTCCTCTGGCTCACAAGTGCAAGACTTTGGTTGAACCGAACCGGTTGATATTGCTCACTGCGCAGAGGTTTATCCAGACTTTCCTTGGCAGGAACTACGTTGCTCTTCATTTTCGTAGGCATGGATTCTTGAAGTTCTG TAATGCCAAGAATCCAAGTTGCTTTTACCCCATACCTCAAGCTGCTCACTGCATCGCTCGTCTGGTTGAGAAGGTGGATGCACCGGTTATCTACCTCTCTACCGATGCAGCTGAAAGCGAAACTGGTCTGCTACAATCACTGTTGATCATAAATGGAAAGACTGTTCCATTCGTAAAGCGACCACCTCGTGACTCAGCTGAGAAATGGGATGCATTGTTGTACAGACATGGTCTCGAGGGCGACTCACAG GTGGAAGCAATGTTGGACAAGACaatatgtgcaatgtcaagcgTGTTCATTGGTGCCTCAGGGTCTACATTTACAGAGGATATCCTCAGACTTAGGAAAGACTGGGGAACTGCTTCGGTCTGCGATGAGTATCTCTGTCAAAACGAACAGCCTAATTTTATAGCCGATCATGAATAG
- the LOC106345806 gene encoding uncharacterized protein LOC106345806, producing the protein MRARLVVFPIKGRKWCFSRSVDPFAAQSPSGVTPTTVRGLWKKISSESKPINANAELLVDFISDKMNKAWMGLEIAPEGSMKSKIHGLGLKLLARVKPSEIFLKSISKEVTSVQVSYPPSLDPRLVRRRLRHIAMSGTILHKKYLIGSVTLLPLTTAFTVLPLPNIPFFWVLFRTYSHWRALQGSEKLLKLLSNHSNPETDDADESNNNNKPEQEAQSPTCVLLPSEELYKLLGEASEEGLDEETIVEICKLFHLNKIDVLKYRNLV; encoded by the exons ATGAGAGCGAGATTGGTTGTTTTCCCGATTAAAGGGAGGAAGTGGTGTTTCAGCAGATCCGTCGATCCTTTCGCTGCTCAGTCTCCCTCCGGTGTTACTCCGACCACTGTACGAGGTTTATGGAAGAAGATATCGTCTGAATCGAAGCCCATCAACGCCAACGCTGAGCTTCTTGTCGATTTCATCTCCGACAAG ATGAACAAGGCTTGGATGGGTCTTGAGATAGCACCTGAAGGTTCAATGAAGAGCAAGATTCATGG GTTGGGATTGAAGCTTCTGGCTCGTGTGAAGCCGTCTGAGATATTCTTGAAGTCTATATCTAAGGAGGTTACTTCTGTACAAGTCTCTTATCCTCCAAG TTTAGATCCTAGACTTGTACGCAGAAGACTACGCCACATTGCTATGAG TGGGACTATCCTGCACAAGAAGTACCTTATTGGTTCAGTAACTTTGCTTCCATTGACCACTGCGTTTACG gTATTGCCATTACCAAACATACCATTCTTCTGGGTCTTATTCCGCACTTATTCTCACTGGCGAGCTCTTCAG GGAAGTGAGAAGCTGCTTAAGCTCCTTTCAAACCATTCAAATCCTGAAACTGATGATGCAGATgaaagcaacaacaacaacaaaccaGAACAAGAGGCTCAATCTCCCACTTGT GTTTTGTTGCCATCAGAAGAGTTATACAAGCTACTAGGTGAAGCTAGTGAGGAAGGGCTTGATGAGGAGACCATAGTAGAGATTTGCAAATTGTTCCATCTCAATAAGATCGATGTTCTTAAATATCGCAATCTTGTCTAA
- the LOC106345793 gene encoding 26S proteasome regulatory subunit 7 homolog A — MTRDIEDEIRDEKNPRPLDEDDIALLKTYGLGPYSAPIKKVEKEIKELAKKINDLCGIKESDTGLAPPSQWDLVSDKQMMQEEQPLQVARCTKIISPNTEDAKYVINVKQIAKFVVGLGDKVSPTDIEEGMRVGVDRNKYQIQIPLPPKIDPSVTMMTVEEKPDVTYNDVGGCKEQIEKMREVVELPMLHPEKFVKLGIDPPKGVLCYGPPGTGKTLLARAVANRTDACFIRVIGSELVQKYVGEGARMVRELFQMARSKKACIVFFDEVDAIGGARFDDGVGGDNEVQRTMLEIVNQLDGFDARGNIKVLMATNRPDTLDPALLRPGRLDRKVEFGLPDLESRTQIFKIHTRTMNCERDIRFELLARLCPNSTGADIRSVCTEAGMYAIRARRKTVTEKDFLDAVNKVIKGYQKFSATPKYMVYN, encoded by the exons atgacgagAGACATTGAAGATGAGATTCGAGACGAGAAGAATCCTCGCCCCCTCGACGAAGACGATATCGCTCTCCTCAAGACTTAC GGGTTAGGGCCTTACTCTGCGCCGATAAAGAAAGTTGAGAAAGAGATCAAGGAGCTTGCCAAAAAGATCAACGATCTCTGTG GTATCAAGGAGTCTGATACTGGTTTAGCTCCTCCCAGCCAGTGGGATCTCGTTTCTGATAAACAGATGATGCAAGAGGAGCAACCTCTCCAG GTTGCTAGATGCACCAAGATCATTAGTCCCAACACTGAAGACGCCAAGTACGTCATTAACGTCAAACAGATTGCGAAG TTTGTCGTTGGTCTTGGTGATAAAGTTTCTCCTACTGATATTGAAGAAGGCATGCGCGTTGG AGTTGATAGGAATAAGTATCAGATTCAGATTCCTCTACCTCCAAAGATCGATCCTAGTGTCACCATGATGACTGTCGAAGAGAAACCTGATGTTACTTACAATGACGTTGGTGGCTGCAAGGAGCAGATCGAGAAGATGCGGGAG GTCGTTGAACTGCCAATGCTTCACCCAGAGAAGTTTGTGAAGCTTGGAATAGATCCTCCCAAGGGAGTTCTCTGCTACGGTCCTCCTGGTACCGGTAAAACCCTGTTGGCTAGAGCTGTTGCCAACAGAACCGATGCTTGCTTTATCAGGGTTATTGGTAGTGAGCTTGTTCAGAAGTATGTCGGTGAAGGTGCTAGGATGGTTCGTGAACTGTTTCAG ATGGCACGGTCCAAAAAAGCTTGCATTGTCTTCTTTGATGAAGTTGATGCCATCGGTGGTGCAAGATTTGACGACGGTGTGGGAGGTGACAACGAAGTCCAGCGTACTATGCTTGAGATTGTGAATCAGCTTGATGGGTTTGACGCACGTGGTAACATCAAGGTTCTTATGGCAACAAACAG GCCTGACACGCTGGACCCTGCTCTTTTACGTCCTGGACGTCTTGACCGTAAGGTAGAGTTCGGTTTACCTGATCTGGAGAGCAGAACGCAGATCTTCAAGATTCACACAAGAACCATGAACTGCGAGAGAGACATCCGTTTTGAACTCCTTGCTCGCCTCTGCCCAAACTCAACCG GAGCTGATATCCGAAGTGTGTGCACTGAGGCTGGAATGTATGCAATCAGAGCTAGGCGAAAGACAGTAACTGAGAAAGACTTTTTAGATGCAGTGAACAAAGTCATCAAGGGTTACCAGAAGTTCAGTGCAACTCCCAAGTACATGGTCTACAACTAG
- the LOC106345801 gene encoding protein STRUBBELIG-RECEPTOR FAMILY 6-like, producing the protein MMEKWVVVVVLFTVCIVGFELSFIHGATDASDTSALNTLFSSMHSPAQLTQWTASAGDPCGQNWRGVNCSGTRVTQIKISGLELSGTLGYKLDSLTNLTELDVSSNNLGGDLPYQFPPNLERLNLAFNQFTGAAQYSISQIVPLKYLNLGHNQFKGQIAIDFSKLTSITTLDFSFNSFTDSLPGTFTSLTSLKSLYLQNNQFSGTVDVLAGLPLDILNIANNDFTGWIPSSLKGIDLIKDGNSFSTGPAPPPPPGTPPPPPPHGTPPTHGTPSHKSTNHSSIDSTSNGESKKSGIGVGVIAGIVISVLVVTALVAFFLVKRRRRSKRSPSSSMDIEKTNNQPHMVAENNSILQSSSSVEAKKLDTSLSINLRPPPAERHKSFDDEDATREPIVVKKSTVVVPSNVRVYSVADLQIATGSFSVDHLLGEGTFGRVYRAEFEDGKVLAVKKIDSSALPHDTTDDFTEIVSKLAVLDHPNVTRLVGYCSEHGQHLLVYEFHSKGSLHDFLHLSEEESKALVWNSRVKIALGTARGLEYLHEVCSPSIVDKNIKSSNILLDSEMNPHLSDSGLASFLPTANVQLLNQTDEGYSAPEVSMSGQYSLKSDVYSFGVVMLELLTGRKPFDSTRSRAEQSLVRWATPQLHDIDALGKMVDPALEGLYPVKSLSRFADVIALCVQAEPEFRPPMSEVVQSLVVLVQRANMSKRTSKRSGSADATNDYM; encoded by the exons atgatggagaagtgggtggtggtggtggttctgTTTACAGTCTGCATTGTTGGCTTCGAGCTTAGCTTCATCCATGGAGCCACTGATGCATCAGACA CTTCAGCACTGAACACATTGTTCAGCAGTATGCATTCACCAGCACAGCTAACACAATGGACTGCATCAGCTGGTGACCCTTGTGGCCAGAATTGGAGAGGCGTTAATTGCTCTGGAACACGAGTTACTCAAAT AAAGATATCAGGTCTTGAGCTCTCTGGAACACTTGGATACAAGCTTGATAGCCTGACTAATCTTACAGAGCT TGATGTAAGCAGCAATAACCTTGGAGGTGATTTACCATATCAGTTTCCTCCAAATCTAGAACGATT GAACCTTGCATTCAACCAATTCACTGGAGCTGCTCAATACTCAATTTCTCAGATAGTGCCACTTAAGTATCT taatcTTGGTCACAATCAGTTTAAAGGGCAAATAGCTATTGATTTCTCCAAGCTCACCTCTATTACCACCTT GGACTTCTCTTTCAATTCTTTCACTGATTCTCTACCGGGAACTTTCACCTCTCTTACAAGTTTGAAATCACT GTACCTTCAGAACAATCAGTTCTCAGGAACAGTTGATGTCTTAGCCGGTCTCCCTCTTGATATTCT GAACATTGCAAACAATGATTTCACTGGCTGGATCCCCAGTTCTTTAAAGGGCATTGATTTAAT AAAAGATGGTAACTCATTCAGTACTGGACCTgcacctccaccaccacctggtacacctcctccaccaccaccacatgGTACACCTCCAACTCATGGCACACCGAGCCATAAATCCACAAACCATTCAAGTATTGATTCCACAAGCAATGGAGAATCCAAGAAATCAGGAATTGGAGTTGGTGTTATAGCAGGCATAGTCATTTCAGTACTAGTCGTTACAGCTCTTGTGGCTTTCTTCTTggtcaaaagaagaagaagatcaaagaGATCACCATCATCATCCATGGACATTGAGAAAACCAATAACCAGCCTCATATGGTTGCAGAAAATAATTCTATTCTTCAGAGTTCTTCATCAGTTGAGGCAAAGAAACTTGATACTTCCTTGTCTATTAATCTCCGGCCTCCACCAGCTGAACGGCACAAATCATTTGATGATGAGGATGCCACAAGAGAGCCTATTGTTGTCAAGAAATCCACCGTGGTGGTTCCTTCTAACGTGAGAGTCTACTCAGTTGCAGATCTCCAAATTGCTACTGGCAGTTTCAGTGTAGATCATCTTCTTGGAGAAGGGACTTTTGGACGAGTGTACAGAGCTGAGTTTGAAGATGGAAAGGTTCTTGCTGTAAAGAAGATTGATTCCTCTGCTCTTCCACACGACACGACCGATGATTTCACTGAAATAGTATCGAAACTCGCCGTTTTGGATCATCCAAACGTGACAAGACTGGTTGGATACTGTTCTGAACATGGACAACATCTCCTAGTCTATGAGTTCCACAGCAAAGGATCGTTACATGACTTCCTACACTTATCAGAAGAGGAAAGCAAAGCACTGGTGTGGAACTCACGAGTCAAGATCGCTCTTGGGACTGCACGTGGATTAGAGTACCTGCATGAAGTTTGTTCACCATCTATAGTTGACAAGAACATCAAATCATCCAATATTTTACTTGATTCGGAGATGAATCCTCACTTGTCAGATTCAGGTCTCGCAAGCTTCCTCCCTACAGCAAACGTGCAGTTACTAAACCAAACCGATGAAGGTTATAGCGCGCCTGAAGTATCAATGTCAGGTCAATACTCTTTGAAGAGTGATGTGTACAGTTTTGGAGTAGTGATGCTTGAACTTTTAACCGGGAGAAAACCATTTGACAG CACAAGGTCAAGAGCTGAGCAGTCATTGGTTAGATGGGCGACACCACAGCTTCATGATATTGATGCTTTAGGCAAAATGGTTGATCCAGCTCTTGAAGGGCTTTATCCGGTTAAGTCTCTTTCTCGGTTTGCAGATGTTATTGCTCTCTGCGTCCAG GCGGAACCAGAGTTTAGACCACCTATGTCTGAAGTTGTGCAGTCACTGGTTGTGTTAGTGCAGAGAGCTAACATGAGCAAGAGAACTTCCAAACGGTCTGGTAGTGCCGACGCAACTAATGATTACATGTAA